In a single window of the Niabella ginsenosidivorans genome:
- the dprA gene encoding DNA-processing protein DprA gives MEHPLMYRIALTLIPNIGPVIARVLLQHLSPEEIFTEKRHLLERIEGLGKFRIDCIKQFNDFERVEKEIAFIEKYGIRPLFITDAAYPQRLLNCYDAPVMLYYKGAADLNTSKVVAVVGSRSHTDYGKQICEQLVEGLRGSEVLVISGLAYGIDLLAHKFALKARLDTVGVLAHGLDKIYPSDHVSIAKEMIQQGGLLTEFLTKTKPDRHHFPSRNRIVAGMSDAVIVVETDVKGGSMITAELADSYNKDVFAFPGRVGDKKSNGCNHLIKTNRAGLLTDAQQLLEAMNWAPLKKKPTKQPARTLFMDLSPEEQVIVDLLKKKEQAAIDEIHLRSGLSSSTVAIAILNLEMQNIIQALPGKLYQLL, from the coding sequence ATGGAGCACCCGCTAATGTATCGTATTGCGTTAACGCTTATTCCGAATATAGGCCCCGTTATTGCACGGGTCTTATTGCAGCATTTATCTCCTGAAGAAATTTTTACCGAAAAAAGGCATCTGTTAGAGCGTATTGAGGGGCTTGGAAAATTCCGGATAGACTGTATTAAGCAGTTCAATGATTTTGAACGGGTTGAAAAAGAAATTGCATTTATTGAAAAATACGGTATCCGGCCATTGTTTATTACGGATGCAGCGTATCCGCAACGGTTGCTGAATTGCTATGATGCTCCAGTTATGCTGTATTACAAAGGCGCTGCAGACCTGAATACTTCAAAGGTTGTTGCCGTTGTAGGCTCCCGGTCGCATACGGATTATGGAAAACAGATCTGTGAACAACTGGTGGAAGGTTTGCGGGGCAGTGAAGTACTGGTAATCAGTGGTCTTGCGTATGGCATTGACTTGCTGGCGCACAAATTTGCATTAAAAGCCAGGCTGGATACTGTGGGGGTGCTGGCGCACGGCCTTGATAAAATTTATCCATCCGATCATGTATCAATAGCCAAAGAAATGATACAGCAGGGCGGTTTGCTTACGGAATTCCTTACAAAAACGAAACCCGACCGGCATCATTTTCCCAGCCGTAACCGTATTGTTGCCGGCATGAGCGATGCTGTGATTGTTGTGGAAACAGATGTAAAAGGCGGTAGTATGATCACTGCAGAGCTGGCTGACAGCTATAATAAAGATGTATTTGCTTTCCCCGGCAGAGTGGGCGATAAAAAAAGCAACGGTTGTAATCATCTTATAAAAACGAACAGAGCCGGCCTGCTTACGGATGCGCAACAACTGTTGGAGGCGATGAATTGGGCCCCTTTAAAAAAGAAGCCCACCAAGCAGCCAGCCAGAACCTTATTTATGGATCTGAGCCCTGAAGAGCAGGTAATAGTAGACCTTTTAAAGAAAAAAGAACAGGCCGCTATTGACGAAATACATTTACGCTCAGGGCTAAGCAGCAGTACCGTGGCTATTGCCATTCTTAATCTTGAAATGCAGAATATCATCCAGGCATTGCCGGGTAAGTTATATCAACTATTATAG
- the zwf gene encoding glucose-6-phosphate dehydrogenase, with amino-acid sequence MSKNNNYKKLGPTVIFIFGGSGDLNQRKLTPALYNLWLDGLMPEQFSITGTGRTDYSDEKFREHLLQGINEFSRRKDEKNGSWEEFASHISYLRMDVDKPEDYNAMAGIISDHEAAWGVSANVLFYLAVAPQLVPEIATNLNKLKKAKDKDKARIVVEKPFGHDLKSAQELNKLLTNLFDESQIYRIDHYLGKETVQNILALRFANALFEPIWNRHYIDHVQITAAETVGVEDRGGYYERSGALRDMVQNHILQLLCMVAMEAPVSFEADEIRNKKSDVLNAIRKIKKEEVQKYAVRGQYSSGWIEGKKEKGYREEKGVDPDSSVETFAAVKFYIDNWRWQGVPFYVRTGKYLKEKTTLITIQFKEAPKYAFPPEASETWRANRLSISIQPEEDIRLLFQAKRPGQTMSLNPVNMVFSYADSYNAPQPEAYETLLLDAMMGNPTQFMRGDQVEVAWEVIDPILDTWENRPPVDFPNYAPGSWGPEDAEALIAREGRNWITLPPAKKENGN; translated from the coding sequence TGCCGGAACAGTTTTCCATTACCGGAACAGGCCGTACTGACTATTCCGATGAAAAATTCCGTGAGCATCTTTTACAGGGCATCAATGAATTCTCCCGCCGCAAGGATGAAAAGAACGGCAGCTGGGAAGAATTTGCTTCCCATATTTCCTATTTGCGGATGGATGTAGATAAACCTGAAGATTATAACGCCATGGCGGGTATTATCAGTGACCATGAAGCAGCCTGGGGCGTAAGCGCCAACGTGCTCTTTTACCTGGCCGTTGCACCACAGCTGGTGCCGGAAATAGCCACGAACCTGAACAAGCTGAAAAAAGCGAAAGATAAAGATAAGGCGCGCATTGTGGTGGAAAAACCTTTTGGGCATGACCTGAAAAGCGCGCAGGAATTGAATAAGCTACTCACTAATCTTTTTGATGAAAGCCAGATCTACCGCATTGATCACTATCTTGGAAAGGAAACGGTGCAGAATATTCTGGCATTGCGCTTTGCCAATGCACTGTTTGAGCCTATCTGGAACCGGCATTATATTGATCATGTACAGATCACCGCTGCCGAAACCGTAGGCGTGGAAGATCGCGGAGGGTATTATGAACGCTCCGGCGCCCTGCGCGATATGGTGCAGAACCACATCCTGCAGTTATTATGCATGGTGGCTATGGAAGCACCTGTTTCTTTTGAAGCAGATGAAATACGCAATAAAAAATCAGATGTGCTGAACGCCATCCGTAAAATAAAAAAAGAAGAAGTACAAAAATATGCCGTACGCGGTCAGTATTCATCCGGATGGATCGAAGGGAAAAAAGAAAAAGGCTACCGCGAGGAAAAAGGAGTGGATCCGGATTCCAGCGTGGAAACCTTTGCCGCTGTAAAATTCTATATCGACAACTGGCGCTGGCAGGGCGTTCCTTTTTATGTACGCACAGGAAAGTACCTGAAAGAAAAAACCACACTCATCACGATCCAGTTCAAAGAAGCGCCAAAATATGCATTTCCCCCTGAAGCATCCGAAACATGGAGGGCCAACCGCCTTTCCATCAGCATTCAGCCGGAGGAAGACATCCGTTTGCTGTTCCAGGCCAAACGCCCGGGCCAAACCATGTCCCTGAACCCGGTGAACATGGTCTTCAGCTATGCAGACAGTTATAACGCTCCGCAACCGGAAGCCTACGAAACCCTTTTGTTGGATGCCATGATGGGCAACCCTACACAGTTTATGAGAGGTGATCAGGTAGAGGTAGCCTGGGAAGTGATCGATCCAATCCTGGATACCTGGGAAAACCGTCCACCGGTTGATTTTCCGAACTATGCTCCGGGCTCATGGGGCCCTGAAGATGCGGAAGCACTGATTGCGCGTGAAGGGAGGAACTGGATTACGCTGCCACCGGCAAAAAAGGAAAATGGCAATTAA